One segment of Gemmatimonadaceae bacterium DNA contains the following:
- a CDS encoding cytochrome c — MRRRILSFCVLGGAVLIGAARTPARAVASFDAALMPILTLDEDGQMLYRRNCRTCHGAAGEPSAETRRKYPTIKVLNDSAFLAGLSDDSILVVLRNGKGKDMKSWSDVLTEEEMAAVVQYVRTLPGARAPG; from the coding sequence ATGCGAAGGCGTATTCTCTCGTTCTGCGTCCTGGGAGGCGCCGTCCTGATCGGGGCGGCGCGAACCCCGGCGCGCGCGGTGGCCTCGTTCGACGCGGCGCTCATGCCCATACTCACGCTGGACGAGGATGGGCAGATGCTCTACCGGAGAAACTGCCGGACGTGTCACGGCGCCGCCGGCGAGCCGTCCGCGGAGACCAGAAGGAAGTACCCGACCATCAAGGTGCTCAACGATTCGGCGTTCCTCGCCGGCCTGTCCGACGACTCCATCCTCGTGGTACTGCGCAACGGGAAGGGCAAGGACATGAAGTCCTGGAGTGACGTCCTGACGGAGGAAGAGATGGCGGCGGTCGTGCAGTATGTGCGCACGCTGCCGGGGGCTCGGGCGCCGGGCTAG